From a single Asticcacaulis sp. MM231 genomic region:
- a CDS encoding helix-turn-helix transcriptional regulator: protein MKQNLRELRTLKGLTQADLATQLGVSRQAVIALETDKHSPSLDLAYKISSVFDLPVEAVFENPYRPSQGD from the coding sequence ATGAAACAAAACCTGCGTGAGTTGCGTACCCTCAAAGGCCTGACCCAGGCCGACCTCGCCACCCAGCTCGGCGTTTCCCGGCAAGCCGTCATCGCTCTGGAAACCGACAAGCACTCGCCGTCACTGGACCTGGCCTACAAGATATCGAGCGTCTTTGACCTGCCGGTTGAAGCCGTCTTCGAGAACCCGTACCGCCCGTCCCAGGGCGACTAA
- a CDS encoding alpha/beta hydrolase, with protein MLMPFCGKPARYVAIIVAVVVAICVAVSQSKAATPYPDAASARFSVSVTGSGPDIILIPGLASSAAVWDGTVVHLKDHYRLHVLNLAGFAGEPAGANATGDVLAPSVAALDAYIKANHLQKPVVIGHSLGGLMTLMLAKAHPEDASRLVIVDALPYVGVIFNPAATVDMLKPTATALRNGMISTPVEVFKSQQSQTAQSMVTSTADQARVLDWSMTSDRRVLAQSFYDDLMIDLRPDLAAITTPATLLYPVSAGQNAEATDAIYRSNYAAKPAMTFIRIDNSRHFIMLDQPEAFYQALDGALK; from the coding sequence ATGCTCATGCCCTTCTGCGGCAAGCCCGCCCGTTATGTCGCCATCATCGTCGCTGTCGTGGTCGCCATCTGCGTCGCCGTCAGCCAGTCAAAGGCCGCCACGCCTTATCCTGATGCCGCCTCGGCGCGCTTCTCGGTCAGCGTCACCGGCAGCGGCCCCGACATCATCCTGATTCCCGGTCTCGCCTCATCGGCGGCGGTCTGGGACGGCACGGTGGTCCACCTGAAAGATCACTACCGCCTGCACGTTCTCAATCTGGCCGGTTTCGCCGGTGAACCGGCCGGCGCCAATGCCACGGGCGATGTGCTCGCCCCCTCGGTCGCGGCGCTCGATGCCTACATCAAGGCCAACCACCTGCAAAAGCCGGTCGTGATCGGCCATTCGCTCGGCGGCCTGATGACCCTGATGCTGGCGAAAGCCCATCCGGAAGACGCCAGCAGGCTCGTCATCGTCGACGCCCTGCCCTATGTCGGCGTCATCTTCAATCCGGCCGCCACGGTGGATATGCTGAAACCCACAGCGACCGCCCTGCGCAACGGCATGATCAGCACACCGGTCGAGGTTTTCAAAAGCCAGCAAAGCCAGACGGCGCAAAGCATGGTTACATCAACCGCCGATCAGGCCCGGGTGCTCGACTGGTCCATGACCTCCGATCGCCGCGTCCTCGCCCAGAGCTTTTACGACGACCTGATGATCGACCTGCGTCCCGATCTGGCCGCCATCACCACGCCAGCCACGCTGCTCTATCCCGTCAGTGCCGGTCAGAACGCCGAGGCCACCGACGCCATCTACAGAAGCAACTATGCGGCCAAACCGGCCATGACCTTTATCCGTATCGACAACAGCCGCCACTTCATCATGCTTGATCAGCCCGAAGCCTTTTATCAGGCGCTGGATGGCGCGCTGAAATAA